The following are encoded in a window of Drosophila gunungcola strain Sukarami unplaced genomic scaffold, Dgunungcola_SK_2 000259F, whole genome shotgun sequence genomic DNA:
- the LOC128266062 gene encoding uncharacterized protein LOC128266062: MEPFAFAYLDDIVVIGRTKREHLEKLQEEELKYLGHVISARGIHTDPEKIAAILNMPSPQTTKQVHSFLGVASWYRRFIPNFTYNLVKKGTKFKWTEETEEATKI; the protein is encoded by the exons ATGGAAccattcgcgttcgcatacctggaTGACATAGTGGTAATCGGACGCACGAAACGGGAACACCTGGAGAAGCTACAGGAG GAAGAACTTAAATACCTAGGACACGTAATCAGCGCAAGAGGTATACACACCGATCCAGAAAAGATAGCCGCGATTCTCAACATGCCAAGCCCACAGACAACGAAGCAAGTACACAGCTTCCTAggggtggcctcctggtacagaagattcatCCCGAACTTCACTTACAACCTGGTCAAGAAGGGGACAAAGTTCAAATGGACCGAGGAGACAGAAGAGGCGACCAAAATCTAA